In the genome of Methanoculleus sp. SDB, the window ACGGGATCCGTAGAGGAGTTTCCCGAAGACATAGGGCACCTGTGCCGGGATGATTCCCGGGCCGTTGTCCTCGACGATGATACGGTAGACATCACGGTCGACTTTCCGGATTCCGACAAACAGATCGGGGAGCACCTGCGCCTCCTCGCAGGCGTCCAGTGCATTGTCGACAGCTTCCTTGACGGTGGTGATGATGCCCCGCGTGGGCGAATCAAACCCGAGGAGATGTTTGTTCTTTTCGAAGAATTCCGCAACGCTGATACTTCTCTGCTGCTTCGCGAGTTCCTCAGCAAGCACCAAATGCCTTCACCTCGGCAATGGCATCTTCGACCCCGCATTCCCGCTGCTCGCCGGAATGAAGGTTTTTCAACGTCACTGTCCCGGCGATGCATTCGCGCTCCCCGAGCAGAACAACGAAATCAGCGTTCTTCGCCGCATGTTTCATCTGGGCTCCGATCCCGCGGTCAATGAGATTGAGTTCCGCATGCACTCCCTCCCTTCTGAACCTGCGTGCAGCGGCAAACGCCGCGTGACGTGCCCCCGGCGTATAGAGGATTCCCAGAACGGGAGGGCGGGGCCCGTCGATCCCGCCCAGTGAGACGAGAACCCTGTCAAAACCGATGGCAAAGCCGCATGACGCGACATCGTCGCCCCCGAAGAGATAGGCGAGCCGGTACGCACCGCCGCCAAGTATCTGGTTTTCAGCGCCGAGGTTCTCTGCAAATGCCTCGAAAACCATACCCGTATAATAATCAAGACCGCGCGCAATCCCGAAATCGAGCGTATATTCGAGTCCTTCGGCATCCAGGATCGCTAATGTCTCCCCGATGCGTGACAACTCCGGCAGATCACCGCAGAGATCGCGCATTTCTTCGATGGTTCGGCATTCCGGAAGAGCTTTGAGTGCATCATACCGGTCGGTGGTTCCTGTTTCTTCGGAGAATGTCCGAAGACCATCGAAGTCCCGTTTATCAAGATATGCCATCATGCGTCTCTGAACCTGAGGATCAAGCCCGGAAAGAAGGAATTTCATCGGCGCCAGATGCCCGATATGCATGTCGAACGAAACACCGGTGGCCGCCAGAACGTCCGCTCCGACGAGCACGACCTCCGCATCGGCTGCGGCGGTGTCGGCACCGATCAGTTCGATCCCGAACTGCCAGAACTGGCGATACCGTCCTTTCTGCGGCCGTTCGTACCGGAAGCAGTCGGCCACGTAACTCCACCGGACGGGTTTCGGGAGCACCCGCCCCTCATTAACGTACATACGCAGGACCGATGCAGTTATTTCCGGGCGCAGGGCAAGCATCCTTCCCCCTTTGTCCTCAAATGCATACATCTCATGAATGATTCCCTCGCCTGATCGCAGCGTGAAAAGTTCAGCCTCTTCAAATATGGGAGTGCATACCTCGCCGTACCCCCACTTCTCCGCGGTCTCACGCATACATCGTTCCACCGCCCGACGGTGTCTCATCTCTCCGGGCAAAAAATCCCGCGTTCCCCGTGGTTTCTGAAGCATTCGAAAACTCCCGTATCAGATCTTCTTCTGGATCTTATCATTACTGCGCCGGACACTGCCAAAAAACCGCTCTGCTGCGGATTCGCCGTGCCATACCGGTTCCCGTTCGATACGTCCCTGCAGAAAGAGGGCAAGCAGCACCAGACCGAGCGCAAGATATTCATTGCCGTACCACCCTGCCCAGAGACCCGCAATCGCAATCGCCGTGTACAGAACGCCCTGATAGGAGGCGTTACGATATCCCCGGGTATTGGTCCGAAAAAATATCCGGGCATCCCGCAACCAGAGGAAAATAACCACTGCAACTCCAAACAGGGC includes:
- a CDS encoding ATP phosphoribosyltransferase regulatory subunit, encoding MLQKPRGTRDFLPGEMRHRRAVERCMRETAEKWGYGEVCTPIFEEAELFTLRSGEGIIHEMYAFEDKGGRMLALRPEITASVLRMYVNEGRVLPKPVRWSYVADCFRYERPQKGRYRQFWQFGIELIGADTAAADAEVVLVGADVLAATGVSFDMHIGHLAPMKFLLSGLDPQVQRRMMAYLDKRDFDGLRTFSEETGTTDRYDALKALPECRTIEEMRDLCGDLPELSRIGETLAILDAEGLEYTLDFGIARGLDYYTGMVFEAFAENLGAENQILGGGAYRLAYLFGGDDVASCGFAIGFDRVLVSLGGIDGPRPPVLGILYTPGARHAAFAAARRFRREGVHAELNLIDRGIGAQMKHAAKNADFVVLLGERECIAGTVTLKNLHSGEQRECGVEDAIAEVKAFGAC
- a CDS encoding ABC transporter permease; the encoded protein is MASTYLLYIALFGVAVVIFLWLRDARIFFRTNTRGYRNASYQGVLYTAIAIAGLWAGWYGNEYLALGLVLLALFLQGRIEREPVWHGESAAERFFGSVRRSNDKIQKKI